Proteins encoded together in one Gammaproteobacteria bacterium window:
- a CDS encoding type II toxin-antitoxin system RelE/ParE family toxin, translated as MIFLLSNKAKSDLRIAKYTEKVWGKQQRNIYLKQFDLTFHSLAESPSAGVSCDYISPGYRKFPQGSHIIFYKLTDKNQLIIARILHKHIDVNIHL; from the coding sequence ATGATTTTTCTATTATCGAATAAAGCAAAATCAGACCTGAGAATAGCTAAATACACAGAAAAAGTTTGGGGGAAACAACAGCGAAATATTTACCTGAAACAATTTGACCTGACCTTTCATTCATTAGCAGAAAGCCCCTCAGCAGGTGTTAGCTGCGATTACATTTCTCCTGGGTACAGAAAATTTCCGCAGGGTAGCCATATAATTTTTTACAAATTGACAGATAAAAACCAACTTATAATTGCCAGAATCCTCCACAAGCACATAGACGTAAACATCCACCTATAG
- a CDS encoding type II toxin-antitoxin system ParD family antitoxin, whose amino-acid sequence MPKNTSISLGDHFDEFVAKQLDSGRYGSASEVIRAGLRLLEDNEAKLETLRQLLKEGEDSGIADYSYDEFIAQLDDENQ is encoded by the coding sequence ATGCCCAAAAATACAAGTATTTCCCTTGGCGATCATTTCGATGAATTTGTTGCAAAACAATTAGATAGCGGTCGGTATGGCTCAGCGAGCGAAGTGATCCGCGCCGGTTTAAGGCTGCTGGAAGACAACGAAGCCAAGCTGGAAACTTTGCGACAACTTTTAAAAGAAGGGGAAGATAGCGGTATTGCCGACTACTCCTACGATGAGTTTATCGCTCAACTCGACGATGAAAATCAATGA
- a CDS encoding DUF6502 family protein, whose protein sequence is MADAASNALKALQHILNPLVKLLLRFGITYSAFSELAKKSYFEVAKTEFAIAGRKQTSSRISTLTGLSRKEVARLENLPPSDSLDTSKINRAARVISAWMRDKAYLNKDNSPADLPFEGDTSFSSLVKSYSGDITARTIADELIRVDAISTTATGLIHLNNRAYIANNNEIERLTILGSDVSDLIDTIDHNLKQIDSPRFQRKVSYNFIPEADLETLKHVLSERNQQYLESVDNLLAKYAIPKSNASKHKRYARIGIGIYYFEGKHNK, encoded by the coding sequence ATGGCTGATGCCGCTAGCAACGCACTCAAAGCGCTACAACATATCCTTAACCCTTTAGTTAAATTATTACTGCGCTTCGGTATTACCTATTCCGCGTTTTCAGAACTTGCAAAAAAATCCTATTTCGAAGTCGCTAAAACAGAGTTCGCCATTGCCGGACGAAAACAAACCTCTTCACGCATATCCACGCTCACCGGCTTGTCACGCAAAGAAGTGGCACGCCTGGAAAATCTACCCCCAAGCGACTCTTTGGATACCAGCAAAATCAACCGTGCCGCACGCGTGATCAGCGCCTGGATGCGCGACAAGGCTTACCTGAACAAAGACAACAGCCCTGCCGATCTACCTTTTGAGGGAGACACCAGCTTTAGTTCACTGGTTAAGAGCTATAGTGGTGATATCACGGCAAGAACCATTGCTGACGAGCTCATCCGTGTGGACGCCATATCAACCACTGCCACCGGGTTAATCCACTTAAACAACCGAGCTTATATTGCCAACAACAACGAAATTGAAAGACTAACCATCTTGGGCAGCGATGTGTCCGACCTCATTGACACCATAGATCACAATTTAAAACAGATTGACTCTCCTCGCTTCCAAAGAAAAGTCAGTTACAACTTTATCCCGGAAGCAGACCTGGAGACACTGAAACACGTTCTCAGTGAAAGGAATCAGCAATATCTGGAATCAGTGGACAACCTGCTTGCTAAATACGCCATCCCCAAATCAAACGCATCCAAACATAAACGCTATGCCCGAATAGGTATTGGCATTTACTATTTTGAAGGGAAACATAACAAATGA
- a CDS encoding TIGR02270 family protein: MKKETPIIPAIINQYVDDCAFLWLLRASAVNEPHCNLDDLAKLDQRVDAALGGIRIAGSPAWEMCLQALEKEEPGEVFQAALLAFESGKGDQIDYVISKGAHTLENLKALVSALGWIPFKKIESMLHSMANANADPYRYLSIAAYAVHRADPGEILNQAIHDPYPLIQARAIRAVGELKRQDLKPDLEEFFHCDNEANRFWSAWSSILLGNLSLINNLLPFFVMDSPHFERTLQLSLRALDVPTAQSWLQSLSQFPDTLRHLLIGAGIIGDPMYIPWIIKQMADQEVARVAGEAFSMITGVDLEEHNFEADWPEGLETGPTEDPKDPNVAMDPDEDLPWPEPALVSLWWKANKSNFIEGTRYLAGSPITEPHCRNILKTGNQRQRAAAALELAIRNPKEPVFNVRAPGKRQKKSLGV; encoded by the coding sequence ATGAAAAAAGAAACACCGATCATTCCCGCTATTATTAATCAGTATGTGGATGACTGCGCGTTTCTGTGGCTGCTTCGCGCTTCTGCCGTAAACGAACCCCACTGCAACCTGGACGATCTAGCGAAATTGGACCAGCGGGTGGATGCCGCTCTCGGCGGTATACGAATTGCCGGAAGCCCCGCTTGGGAAATGTGCCTTCAGGCTCTGGAAAAAGAGGAACCCGGTGAAGTATTTCAGGCAGCGCTTTTGGCTTTTGAAAGTGGCAAAGGCGATCAAATCGATTACGTCATTTCCAAAGGCGCACATACTCTGGAAAACCTTAAAGCACTGGTGTCGGCTCTAGGATGGATTCCTTTTAAAAAAATCGAATCCATGCTCCACAGCATGGCAAACGCAAACGCGGACCCTTACCGCTATTTGAGCATCGCCGCGTACGCTGTGCACCGAGCCGACCCAGGAGAAATTCTGAACCAGGCCATACATGATCCGTATCCTTTGATCCAAGCACGCGCTATTCGAGCCGTTGGCGAACTAAAGCGCCAGGACCTAAAACCCGACCTGGAAGAATTTTTTCATTGCGACAACGAGGCTAACCGGTTTTGGTCGGCTTGGTCATCCATACTCCTGGGTAACTTATCTTTAATAAACAATCTATTGCCGTTTTTCGTGATGGATTCACCGCATTTTGAGCGCACCCTGCAATTGTCTCTTAGAGCATTGGATGTACCCACCGCACAGAGTTGGTTACAGTCTCTGTCTCAGTTCCCGGATACCTTGCGTCACCTGCTTATCGGCGCCGGGATTATTGGCGACCCAATGTACATCCCTTGGATTATCAAACAAATGGCGGACCAGGAAGTGGCAAGAGTTGCCGGCGAAGCCTTCAGCATGATTACCGGAGTTGACCTGGAAGAACACAATTTTGAAGCCGATTGGCCCGAAGGACTGGAAACCGGCCCTACCGAAGACCCCAAAGACCCAAACGTTGCCATGGACCCGGATGAAGACCTGCCTTGGCCGGAGCCTGCACTGGTCAGTCTCTGGTGGAAAGCGAATAAATCCAACTTTATCGAAGGAACGCGCTATCTAGCCGGTAGCCCAATAACGGAACCACATTGCCGCAACATTTTAAAAACCGGCAACCAGCGCCAGCGAGCCGCCGCCGCGTTAGAGCTTGCAATCCGTAATCCCAAAGAACCCGTATTCAATGTGCGAGCCCCAGGCAAACGCCAGAAGAAATCTCTTGGCGTTTAG
- a CDS encoding class I SAM-dependent methyltransferase — protein sequence MHTAYYQSKIIPNSLPIHLALCANKNTHIQQFQKKIHISELGCGNGANLLALAFYHPNSNFTGIDLSKRAIADARYSASLLGLKNINFLLRDICNLKPSESTENDYIIAHGLFSWVPNKTKEAVLRFCQDTLASDGLAYISYNAQPGWTTRRLIRDIFLTFPETKNTSIKSKAKIAKELASKLKNDLPRNYAHGELLATELEHVIQSEEYYVFHEYLTEYNDGFWLSEFVEQANKYGLDYVADAQFCRPEGQIPRSLKQSLAKQNLSQVEQEERADLLCGRFFHASILCRKDALKSPVDRDTLMGRVYIATCLRPTNDPIDLTHGLVQPFLGQQEQEITLDAAITKSAVLLLSAQWPFGMKLDRLFSEACKLLNAHDYEVEHDARSQLLEELKILFESGVVDLRLWEPPQYTLAPSKPKLHALARYELDCGRPLTTPYHLPLQLDSHMLEIARTLDGTVTSKEIQADFKIGSVDQTVDILTRWGLLESCKNDS from the coding sequence GTGCATACAGCATATTATCAGAGCAAGATCATACCTAACTCACTTCCCATACATTTAGCATTATGCGCAAATAAGAATACCCACATCCAACAATTCCAAAAGAAGATCCACATATCAGAACTTGGGTGTGGAAATGGAGCAAACCTTTTGGCTTTGGCCTTCTATCATCCAAATAGTAATTTCACAGGAATCGATTTATCCAAACGAGCGATAGCGGATGCGCGTTACTCGGCGAGCCTACTTGGATTGAAGAACATCAATTTTTTGCTCAGAGACATATGCAATCTGAAACCTTCTGAATCTACCGAAAACGATTACATCATTGCACATGGACTTTTTTCTTGGGTCCCGAATAAGACAAAAGAAGCGGTTCTAAGATTCTGCCAGGACACTCTAGCCTCTGACGGGTTGGCTTATATCTCTTACAATGCTCAACCTGGGTGGACTACTCGAAGACTTATAAGGGACATTTTCCTAACGTTTCCAGAAACCAAGAATACCTCCATTAAAAGCAAGGCCAAAATAGCCAAAGAACTAGCCTCAAAGCTAAAAAACGACCTTCCCAGAAACTACGCACATGGAGAACTATTAGCTACAGAACTGGAACATGTTATCCAATCAGAAGAGTATTATGTTTTCCACGAATACCTAACAGAATACAACGACGGCTTTTGGCTAAGCGAATTCGTCGAACAAGCAAATAAATACGGATTAGATTATGTTGCCGACGCACAATTTTGCCGCCCAGAGGGCCAGATACCGCGATCCCTAAAACAATCGCTTGCCAAACAAAATCTCTCCCAAGTGGAACAGGAAGAAAGAGCCGATTTACTTTGCGGACGTTTTTTTCACGCGTCTATTTTGTGCCGCAAAGATGCACTAAAGTCACCCGTTGATCGCGACACCTTGATGGGTAGAGTTTATATTGCCACCTGCTTACGACCCACAAACGATCCAATAGACCTCACCCATGGCTTGGTGCAACCTTTCCTGGGACAACAGGAGCAAGAGATCACTTTGGACGCAGCAATTACCAAATCCGCTGTACTGTTGCTTTCAGCCCAATGGCCTTTTGGTATGAAGTTGGATCGACTATTTAGCGAAGCCTGCAAACTCCTCAATGCCCATGACTACGAGGTCGAGCACGACGCGCGATCGCAATTATTAGAGGAGCTGAAGATTTTATTTGAGTCCGGCGTGGTGGATTTACGCCTTTGGGAACCGCCACAGTATACGCTGGCTCCTTCAAAGCCAAAACTCCACGCCCTGGCCCGCTACGAACTCGACTGCGGCAGACCGTTGACCACCCCCTACCACCTTCCCCTGCAGTTGGATAGCCACATGCTGGAAATAGCTAGGACCCTGGACGGAACCGTAACCAGCAAAGAAATACAGGCAGACTTTAAGATTGGCTCAGTCGATCAAACGGTGGACATTTTGACGCGCTGGGGTTTACTGGAAAGCTGTAAAAACGATTCGTAG
- a CDS encoding DUF4150 domain-containing protein: MSVGVNPPKTPVTKGSNGIATATLPNVCKMPGPPAPFVPAPLPNIGKSGDSPKGYTKKVKVEKKTVAVKGASFKSIGDMASKGTGGGLVSANTHGPCKFISPGSMDVKFEGKNVHLLADIMTNNGGGSGTPANSATMMGDIQDPETSATETEAEKKEPPKCSKCGQHHKNLGNLNEKGDKKPSELIKEGLGTFRKQKDVTSDDFDKTLCELAGQNDKSSKVVIKLTKQASDKIDKLKSSQRRGRH; encoded by the coding sequence ATGAGTGTTGGCGTCAACCCTCCAAAAACTCCCGTTACTAAAGGCAGCAACGGCATAGCAACTGCTACATTACCCAATGTGTGCAAAATGCCAGGCCCACCGGCACCATTTGTACCCGCACCTCTTCCCAATATTGGAAAGTCCGGCGATAGCCCAAAAGGATACACAAAGAAAGTCAAAGTCGAAAAAAAGACGGTGGCGGTGAAAGGTGCAAGCTTCAAAAGCATAGGGGATATGGCCAGCAAAGGGACGGGTGGTGGCCTAGTATCCGCAAACACGCATGGACCTTGCAAATTTATAAGCCCAGGCTCAATGGACGTAAAGTTTGAAGGGAAAAATGTACACCTATTGGCAGATATAATGACAAACAATGGTGGGGGTAGTGGCACTCCAGCCAATTCAGCAACTATGATGGGAGATATTCAAGATCCAGAAACAAGCGCAACCGAAACTGAAGCAGAAAAAAAAGAACCTCCCAAATGTTCGAAGTGTGGCCAACATCATAAAAACTTAGGAAATCTCAATGAAAAAGGTGACAAAAAACCTTCGGAACTAATAAAAGAAGGCTTAGGCACTTTTCGAAAACAAAAAGATGTAACCTCAGATGACTTCGATAAGACATTATGCGAACTCGCGGGTCAAAATGATAAAAGCTCAAAGGTCGTAATCAAACTTACAAAACAAGCTTCTGATAAAATTGACAAACTCAAATCGAGTCAAAGACGAGGTAGGCACTAA
- a CDS encoding DUF2169 domain-containing protein: MLDNQTPFEAERTWVRDKNGVHHWIVIVKATYDIDNNGTLSLSEEPMEPLHAAEYIGDDGESSIRYEADMVAMKPGTDIYLNAVAYAPNEKPCTELGVAFKINNFQKVLKVTGKRYWDGAFGGRIQRSDPEPFISMPIVYESAYGGFDQKDPNPSNHRIDFRNPIGSGFAYHPNNIIGTPAPNIEAMNQDLGKGNPAGFGAIAGFWSPRNQYAGTYDDNWTKTRKPLLPLDYDPRFLMCAPSDQQTQGYLAGGEQVELVNLTPNNRMNFTLPKHSFQFETYFGAQCKLHHSQLVSVVIESEGPRLIMVWQTSLQVGNDGDYLDKTVITQTGSIQ; encoded by the coding sequence ATGTTGGATAATCAAACACCCTTCGAAGCGGAAAGAACCTGGGTTCGAGACAAAAACGGTGTGCATCATTGGATCGTCATCGTGAAAGCAACCTATGACATCGACAATAACGGTACCCTAAGCCTATCCGAGGAACCCATGGAGCCTCTGCATGCCGCTGAATACATAGGTGATGACGGTGAGTCCAGCATCCGCTATGAAGCCGACATGGTCGCCATGAAACCGGGTACGGATATTTACCTTAACGCCGTTGCCTATGCGCCCAACGAAAAACCTTGCACCGAATTAGGCGTCGCCTTCAAAATCAACAATTTCCAAAAAGTACTGAAAGTTACCGGAAAACGCTACTGGGACGGCGCGTTTGGCGGACGAATACAGCGCTCAGACCCGGAACCGTTTATATCAATGCCCATCGTTTATGAAAGCGCCTACGGTGGCTTTGATCAAAAAGATCCGAACCCGTCAAACCACCGAATTGATTTTAGAAATCCAATAGGCTCAGGTTTCGCTTATCACCCAAATAACATCATAGGCACCCCGGCACCCAATATAGAAGCAATGAACCAAGACTTGGGTAAAGGCAATCCCGCAGGATTTGGTGCCATCGCCGGCTTTTGGTCGCCGCGAAACCAATACGCCGGAACCTACGATGATAATTGGACTAAAACGAGAAAACCGTTATTACCCTTAGATTACGATCCCAGATTTTTGATGTGTGCGCCATCGGACCAACAAACCCAGGGCTACCTGGCGGGAGGGGAACAGGTTGAGCTGGTTAACTTAACGCCCAACAACCGCATGAATTTCACCCTACCCAAGCATTCTTTCCAGTTTGAGACTTATTTTGGTGCCCAGTGCAAACTCCATCACTCCCAACTGGTTTCCGTTGTAATAGAATCAGAAGGGCCACGACTGATTATGGTGTGGCAAACCAGCCTACAGGTCGGAAATGATGGCGACTACCTGGACAAAACCGTTATCACTCAAACAGGTTCCATCCAATGA